The following nucleotide sequence is from Primulina tabacum isolate GXHZ01 chromosome 2, ASM2559414v2, whole genome shotgun sequence.
AGTCTTTAGTGCTCATTTTGGTCAACTCTTCCATCACCTTTCTTTGGTTTCGTCCTCCGTCGACTCCACggtcataattaattaatttggaaATTAAGAAGATCTACCCATTAAAAGGctagattatttttttaaagaaaaattggatTCTCTTTTGGGGGTTTTGGTCAAACATTAGTAACATCTCATTTTATACAAGTGAGATGGGTAAAatctatcaatattcacaataaaaagtaatactcttagcataaaagttaaatttttttattgatgacccaaatagagatccgtctcacgaaatacgatccgtgagatcctctcacacaaatttttgtcttctAGAATTAATGCAACTGATAGGCGACATGGGAAAGTAGTTGCATAACTTAATGAATTTGGAGGAtaaattttggattttttttaattacaaaatatgtatatattgatttttgttaatgattCGTTTGATTATTGTAGCCCCTCTagttattatcaaattcattaatttagttttttttaactCTTCTCCTTCAAAATTTGCCCATCACAAAAACTCATATGAGCCATTTtcacgagtcaattttatgagacatatattttatttgagttacatatgaaaaatattatttttttgttaaaaatattattttttattgtaaatatgtgtATGATTGACACATCTCATGAATAAATATTAATGAGATCGTATCACAATAGATATAATCTTTGACTATTTACCGTAAATAATCTCCAGCATTTCGAGACTCGTTCCACGCTGAATTTGTTTTCCCAAGTCTTTGTCTAACCTTTAACTTACGTTTACATTTTTTCTTCTCATATCATTAATGTCTTTAATATGTGAAATTCTTTTTTCTTATTCCAACATTGGCATCACATTTATTCAAGAATATTGACTGCCGTTTGCCGCTGCTAGATTTAAAAAATGAATACTGAAGAAATCAAATTTGTAGGtaattatatatgaattttaatataataaatttttatcaagggaattttttttttaaaaaaaaaacaaattgtaTGTAATCTTATATGAATTTCAACATAATATGATTATATATCCAATTTCGTTTTTGGTAGAACTGACGTGCTATAAAGAAAACATTTAGTTACTTTCCTTTGGCATGATAatgttaaaaattaatttattttagagAAAACCAATaattgttttgattttttggatgtaatattattaatttatgaatttttaggtaattttctaaaaaaaattcgcCCAAATATTGGAGCAAATGATGGCACGAATTACTAGTTGAATGGGCAAGGAAGATCATCAACCtcattgacaaaaacttgtgtgagactgcTCACacgtcatattttgtgagacggatatcttatttgggtcatacatgaaaaatattactttttatgctaaggccGCGTTTGGTTGCCTTGATTAggtgaatttattttttttaacctatCTAATCTCATGTTTGATacgttttttatttaaccaagtcaatccctcatatgaatgattaggttgtATTAGATGTGATTAAATAATACATCCTTCCTCCGTAGTATTATTAATCATTCCTCTATCCCTACTCTCTTTTCAATTTTACTCTTCCTCCTTCACCGCTGTTGAACCACCTCGGCTGTCGAAACGCCGTCGTCGCCGGACCGCCGCCATCGCCAGACCGTCGCCGCCGCTGGACCTTCGCTGGATCGCCGTCGCCGGAACCTCGACTCCGCCTCGGTTTCCGGATCTCCCGCCGCCGCCGTCGGACCTTCGCCGGACCGCCACGCGCCGCAGTCACCGCCACCTCGGCTGCCGGATCTGCCGCCGGAACGCCGCCGGAgtggaagaaaaaagaagaagaagaggaaaCGGCAATTTTATCCttttatcaaaaaattcaaaattatcctatacttaaaaatcttaccaaacataaTACTATTTTATACCATATATTGCATTTCTACgacaatcattttctttatcatttacataataatcattagtttattttatccttcaaccaaacgcagcctaagaaagagtattattttttattgtgaatttcggtaggattgacacgtctcacagataaagattcgggacaccgtctcacaagagacctactccaacTCATTTAATGTACTTTGTTGGACGggtaaaacaaatatttttctccagatttttttaattataaaccTAATTCATGCATGTTTATCTCTTTAAAATTTGGTATTCtatgaaattatattttatttttatacttTATCTTCGATAtctttgataattttttttttttcatttttcacgTTTAGAACTGAAATTTGTAAATGCATTAAAAGAGACAAATATATTAGTCCCGACTAAGATTAAAGGGTATATGAACATAAGCAGGAAAATAATATACTAATTAGCAGCCTAAGACCAGTCAAGCAAACTGATAAGACCATCTTATCTTGCACGTACACAAAATTACAACATTATGAATTTATCCGAAAATTTGTACACGACAGCTCTTGAAGTTAGATTTTGCGAAAAATCTTAGTTTGAaactaaaaatattaatcaaggTTCAGAATGACTTCTGAACATATATTggaaaatttcaaataaaacaGTACACTATTGGTGTAATTAATTCCTTGTCTTCTTAGAATTTTGTTTCTGCCATTTTTTTCCACAGAATGAATGATAAGCCCGTGATGAGCTAAAATTTCAATTCCATCCTGCAAGTTTTCTACACTAAAAACAGCTATAAAAGGGGATGAAAATGTGGGGTTATACTTCATTATACAAGTTTGTTGTGTTCTTCTTTCTCGATGGCTGGTAAAGAGAATTGTGAGTTTCTTGGAATGGTCCTTTTTGGACTTGTGATAATGGCAGCCATGGACTTTACAGGTCCCTTTCTGTTTCTCTTTCAGAATATAGGGAGACGATTTCGATGAATGATCATCTTGAATTAGTTAAAAATACAAATCTCAACCTTACTGTTTATGTATTATGAAATACTGAGTTGTTTTGTTCACTACAATGCAGTGGCACAGACTGGACTTTGCTACGGAAGGCTCGGGGATGGGCAGCCTTCTCCAAAAGACGTCGTGGCCCTGTACAACAGAAACAATATCAGGAGAATACGGATTTACGACCCCCACCAGCCAACTCTCCAGGCTCTCGGAGGCTCTAACATCGAGGTCATATTAGGCGTTCCGAACACTGACTTGCAGAATGTTGCAGCGAGCCAAGCGAACGCGAATACGTGGGTGCAAAATAATGTAAGAAACTATCCTAATGTCAGGTTCAGGTACATTGCTGTTGGAAATGAAGTTAGCCCTATAAGAGGTGACACCTCTCAGTATGTTGGATTCGTTCTTCCGGCTTTGAGGAACATTTTTAATGCGATTTCTAGTTCCGGACTCGGAAACCAGATAAGAGTTTCCACTGCTATTGACACAGGAGTTCTTGGAAACTCTTACCCTCCGGCAGATGGAGCGTTTAGAGATGATGTTCGGTCATATCTTGAACCGATCGTAAGTTTTCTAGCAAATAACAGAGCCCCTTTGCTCGTAAATTTATATCCTTACTTTTCCTATGTGGGCAATCCTGGATCTATTAGCCTTCCTTATGCGCTTTTTACCTCTGATGGAATCGTTGTTCCTGGTGGAATACGGTATCAAAATCTTTTCTACGCGATCTTAGATGCTGTGTATGCAGCACTTGAAAAGTATGGAGCATCGTCCTTGGAGATTGTGGTATCTGAGAGTGGTTGGCCTACGGCTGGAGGAACTGCCGCAACAGTCGAAAACGCAAGACTTTATAACACGAATTTGATTCAACGGGTCAAGACTGGAACGCCTAAACGACCTGGAACGGCTATAGAAACATACATTTTTTCTGCATTTGATGAAAATCAGAAGAATCCTGAGATTGAGAAGCATTTTGGGGTCTACCAATCGAATGGACAACCCAAGTATCCGATTCAGTTTTAACTAGTACTGTTGAATAAAAATTGTATCCATAGAATAAGGACTTCAAGTTCAACTGATGTATTACAATAAAACGCTGGTAAACAATAAATTCTACTGAAAATGGTGCATTTTTCTGGTTTATTCCCTATGTTTCTTCGTTTCTGTGCTAGAGAACCAAATCCCTGAGATGATGAATTTGAGTTGGcagtaatgtatttaatttacgaataaAAGATGTAAAAAGTTTCAAACAGAAAGAAAAGAATTCTCTCTATAAGCCTCCTAGGCCGAAAAATAATTCGAAAACAACAAACCAGAGCAAAAAAGGCGAAAATTTGGGTAATATGCACATACTGACACGAGAAATTATAAACTAATCTCAGAAGTGGGTGTATATTCAAACGTTTATTGACATATAGACGAAGaccatttattttttttcttaatctTGATGAATCATGTTGTTCTTGTTATAGTTAGTTGTTTGACCACtgaatgaacttgatgaacaaATCTTGATCTTGTATGGGGAATGTTGGCCCGAGTATGTGTCACATAATCTCAGCCGTTGCCTTGGTGTGCTCAGTGATCTAGACTTGGCCTTGGCTGATTCTGGGGCGGCCATGTATGCTGGAAAAACTGGAGAATTGGGTAAAGATCCATCTTCGTCAATTGACTTCTGTTTCATAACTTTTTACTGATTGTTATTTATCATCGATGTGTCTAATGATTTGAAATGTAGCTATGACAGTTTTGATTCAATTTCGGTATAACTGATATGCTATATTGTTAAGGAATATTTTGGTTTAAATAGCAAAACTCAATCCAGTTTTTGCATATACAATATCTAGATAACTTATGTGGCCCACGTGAGATATTGTTGAAACTATTTTGTGAgctcacataatttaattaattgtacatGAACAATCTATATAATAAAAGACATAATAAGATGATCTAATTAATTATGAGTTTCcaaagtattaaataaattgatacGATCCACCTTATGTGTAGAAAATCGGCTCAATTAAGTCTTCTATGATGAGTCGAATACTGCTAATGTTATGGTCCCCGAGTAAAAGAGAACAACACAATATATATGGTTCACATATTCTAAATCTCTCTACTTCTCTCATCTAAGATAAAAATAAGGTGGTCAATTCTCTTTTgtcttggaagatctttaattACAACGCTTGATCAATAAATGGATTCTGATAAGTGTTTtctgttatttatattttctgataattcgaTATGAATTTCTGACctgatatgatttatgattttaatcacatgatttatagatatatttttattaaatctccAACATCTAGcacttagagaagaaatttgtCCAATAATAACAAATGGTGCCACCGTCCACCCAGTTCCACTACCCACTTCTACTCACGCTCGATTACTTGGTAAATTCTcatagtttattttatgaaaaatagaCGAACAGCCCAACCCTCGGAACAACTAATAACTGGAGTGAAATCGTAACAAGGGTTTATTATTTacttttataatattatatatttatattaaaaaacatTAAGATTTGCTTGTGATTGAAACGAAACAACGGGAATTATGACCCCAAGAAAATGACGCAACCTACGATGCttacaaatttaaatttttgctTGTTTTTCTTTGATTAATCTTTATGCGAAAATCTGTCCATTAGATCAGGTCAATCCATGCCAAGTTTCTAATGTTAtgtaaacatttttttaaaatattaaagttcaTCTCTACATATCTTCTTTATAATCTTATAAATTGTATGAATTCTACCACATTCACAACCGAAAGCAACAAACTTTATGAACAGGAGAGGCCAATCTAAATGAAGTATGTCTTAATTTATCATAACCAAAATGAGAAATAAAcactttttttaaataaaaaaaaaagaaagaaaagaaaaaagacaGAGAAACATCATCAAAGCACGGGTAAGCCCGGAAATTGTATGCGCAGAAAGTGAAAGATTAATATTATTTAGATCCAGTTATTTTTATGGCGGATTCAAACGGTAATATGACGTTCTTCTGCTCTGAGCGTGCCTACATATATCGGGGTTAAgctttttctcaaaaaattaTCTAAACCATGAAAAACCGAGGCTGCTGCATTGAGAAACCAAAAACTAAATATAACTGTTGTTTTGGATTGGCCATgttaatatatatgtgtgtgagaGAGAGCACACGACATGTCAATAAGCATTCTTTACATAGTTGTCAAAATGAGTTAAACGGATAGACCAGCCCGCAACACGCCACAACCTGTCATTTGACTGGTAGGACGGGTCAACCAAccagtttttttttattatatttgacGGTTAGAGCGGGGATCACTCGCAACCTGCCACAACCCACCATTTGACGAGACGGGATGGGTCAAAAAATTGCCAATCCTGCCCGTCTATTTGGTTGGACTAACCAATCCGGTGGACCTGTCCCATTTTAACATCTCTGGTACTTTAAAACAGAGCTACAAGGAACACTCTTCTCAAAACGCTCTCACATTTTCGCCCATTTTCTCCAACCAAACcaaaattaatcaattccaCAAAAGGTGTTGAGAATCCAACTCGCAGATATTCAATAACTAAGGGTTTATCAAATGTTCTTACCCTTTCCAAAAATGCGAGCAAAGGATCATGGATCAAGTTCGCCTTCAGCTAAGAACCTGAAAATCCCAAATAGATTCTAATCCGCAGGAAGAATCGGACTGGTTCACTGGCCTATAGCTTGAGAATGAGGCCAATAGGACTATGATCACTTCCAGCAACATCTGGGAGAATATACGAGTCGTATACTTGGTCGGCAATTGATTCCGAGGCAAGGAAATAATCGAGCCGCCATCCTTATACAAACACAACATATTTTCAAGTGAAAAAACAAATAGAAAGAGTCAAAATACTCGTGAATGTGATGACAGTATCCAGCAATATCTTGACAACTATATCCTGTGAAAACAGTCGCTTCGGAGATAAATATTATACATATGATGCAGCCCGCAAAAAAGTGAGAATCAATTATACATATGGAAACATAAAAGTTTGATACACTCACAAGCTCGGACATTCCTGGCAAATAAACAATGCAAAATACTAGTAATTTACCCCTTCACTAAAAACCACCAAGTTAAAACCGTCCATATTTTTAAATGGATAGCATAACCCTCCTCGCCAGTAGTTTCACATGATACAGGATTTAAAACTTGTTcatgttattaaatttatagCATAAGCCTCATGGCCAGTGGTTTTAAGCCTATACAAATTACCCAAAATCAAAGTTCTCAGAAGTCAAATATCATTCTAAAcataacaaaaatataaatactTCTCTTCTTGTCTTATAGCACCCAAAAGCTTCAAATGTTATTGCAGAGAGATCATGCTATAAAATGGGAAGACAAACATATTTATGATAAAGGACATTTTTATGCTCCATCACTCTAACCTGAGGTAATTTTATGCATTGCCTTGTCACTTGTGACTAGCGAGTGTACCATTAAAACTGTCTGCGGTGAGGCATAAGCTATCAATTAAAAAACACAAAAGGGATTTTAACTAATAAATTTTCACatgaagttataacttccttgGCATAACAGGAGGTGTCCATCTGCCATTTACCCTCAAGGCAAACCCAAACTAACTGGAGCGTTGTTGAACTTAACCCAATGCTTAGTCCAGAGTTTTAGTCGTAAATTCGAGATCAAAGTAATCCCTCTCTCGCCTCTCCTAAGTTTCATCTACACAGGTGACTCCCTATGGAGGTAATTATAAAGATCATCAAGTGAATAAATGTGTGGAAGTATATGGAGTATTCTATGACACACCTTTGTTGGTTTTTCGCCCACCGTGCCTGTAGCCCCAATAGGTATAACCGACAGTGTCAGGGTGCTGTTCTCGAAAGGTATCAACAAAACCTTTATCAAGAAAGTTCGTTTGAAATGAATGCCTCTCTTCATCTGTAAAGCCTGCGCTTCTTTTGTTTCCCTGAaagaacaataataataataaataattaaaagtctGTCACCAATTCCATTGAACTAATAGTACAAAGACACCTTCTACATTGGATAAAAGAAACTTCTCATCTCATAGCTGATGGCAGTAAACTTCAACTCTGTGCAAACTATTAACCCAACATtgtcattaaaaataaaaagactACAAGGAAAAAACAAAATCAATCCCTTCATCCCTATACTAGTCCATCCAATTACTCTCAGAAGATTTTAAGAAAGCACGACTCCCCCTTGAAACCTTAATCAGGGTGAAAATGAAATAGGGACTAAATTAATCATAGTCTAATCTActcacagctggattccatatATCAATTTCTTGATGGGCGCAATTCAAGTCACCAGTTAGAATAACAGGCTTTGACCGTTCCAGATCCTGCAAAGCATATATTCAACTTTGAGATTTAACTTGTACTCTTAATAAGCGCAGAACATTGGCACCATGGAAAAGAAAATTTCCATATTAATCAATACAAAAGCCTTTCCCTCAGCTTTCCAAACATGAAGAGGAACAGTAACATGATACTAAAAAAAATCACGAGAATAAATGAACAGACATGTAGAATTGTTTTGTTGTATATGATTGCAAAGCCACGTTTACTTTGTAGACGAAATTCAGTTTCAAAACCAGAACAAGCACAAGATCACCATTATCATCACATTAGAAAGGATAACAGAAGCATTATGAACATGTTGTCCTACAACAGCTAAAGCTGTCAAATTCTCAAGTAGAAAACATGATCTCCCAAAGTCAtggggatatatatatacatgcatatatCAAACGAGTTCAGAAATAAGCGCATAGAAAGGGAAGAAGCAGATTCTAAGAATAACTcgataattaattaaaacttacTTTCATATAGTTGCTGAGAGAAGGATCCCACTGTGTTATCCTGTATGACTTTAAGGACAGAAATTTTTATCAATTTCACTCTtaaggaaaaaaagaaaagaaaagaaaaaaggtgCATAAGAAATCTGCAGATGTCATGTACCAGTCGTTTGAGACCATCACCAGAATTAGGAACATAGCCACACAATAAATAGAAGTTATCAAACTCCACCGTCACGAGGCGCCCTTCACTATCATGATCGGACAAGCCCAAACCATACCGAACAGAATGTGGCTTTATCTTCCATACAGAAAAAAGTGAAGAAGTCAATATTTTGGTCATAGTTAATATATCAAATCAAGATCATCCTGGGGAAATGTTTTAAGTAATGATACATGATTAGTTCATTACATTGTTGGGTTCTCATCAATATGTTCAATGTACTAAATTATATAGAGCAAGACAGCTATCAACTGCCTCACTTAGGCCCAgcaaaaatagcataatcagaAGCAACGAAAAGACTCCAGCTCAATTTTTAGACGATTTACTTTATGGCACAAAACATTCAAAAATCATGACCTATTTATAAATACCGAAACCATATGAAAAAGTATTCTCCATTAAATGATTGAAAAATTGTAATAGTAGGGTAACTTTATAGCATTCTTGTATTATTTGGTTAAAGGACAGAAAAGCAAAATCCGGTAGGGGAATTGTTGATATGGGGGATTAGTCTGGCACACATATAATAAGCATACAAATTGTCATTGATTCTGCATTAAAAAAAATCCAGAAAAAGGGTTGATGAAAAATCAATTCGAAGCACAAGAAGCAATTCTAAGGTCCTGTGTtaaaaggaaaataatataacGGTGGATAAAAGAAGCCGTAAAAAACCCTTCCAAAGGATCTGATGGCATTACGTGGATCATTAAATCAAGACTCGCTAAAAAAACCTATATTAATATGATAGCAGGTTTTAATAAATGTGAAAAGCCAGCTTCAGTATCTCCAATAATGGAAGAAACCAAAGGAACATGGATATTTTCCCCAAGATGATCAGTAGAGTCATATAGTTATGAAGTAGAACAGGCATAATGACGACCATGAGTGGGGAAAAAAATTTACTCGTGAAATGATAGCTGTTCCTGAATAACCCAGTTTCGAGACACTACATGTCCAATAACTATTGTCAAAACCTTCAAGTAGACTTAGTCTGATTGCATCAACATCTTTCTCCTGTTCAGGtagtaaatattaaaataataccAAAATGTCTAAGAATCCATATTCACCTTGAATGAATCGCGATATTACTCATACCAACAAAAGCTAGGCTTGGATGTCAGGAGTAATTCTAAACTCAAGAGAGAACAAAACGAAGTAAGTATGCCCGATCGATCTCAAAATGTGTTACTTTATACCACGTTTGATAAAACTTTGTGCTTGTTTCGCCATTATATTTTCTCCAAGTTGCCAACTCACAACAAAGAAATGAAACCTTGCCTGTAGTTTTGTCTCTTGCAAGCACAAGACATCAAAATTTTCTCTTTCTGCAAGTTGCATAGCAGAAAAGCTCTCCAACTTCAATAAAGCTCTTAAACCATTGACATTCCAAGACATTAGCTTCATATGTGCCGTAGCAGCAGCAATAGGAGGTGGCCTCATAGTTTTTGGATTGTAAGCCATCCATCCTTTTTGTGGCTTCTTGTGAGTAAGAACAGTCCAAGCTTCATCTATAGAAAGATCAGAATCGACGTGATTCATATTATTTACAGTACTGTTACTTGACAAAACTTTCTTCTTTGCTTGAATAGATGTTTTTTCTGATATCAACGTTGAACTATCAGGTCACTGAAGTGAAAAAGGGGGCACAATATAATAATAACAGCACATTCACAGGGAGAAAATATCAAGAAAACTGTCAAATTGAGCACCTTTCATATCAATTGATGTAATAACTAGCTCTTTTCCAGTTGTGTGTTCCAGAATTTTGCGATTACTCTTTTCAGATGACTGTTTTATTCTTCTGTTTGTCCTATTACCAACAGACATGTCCGAATCCTTCTTGGTTTCCTGAGCATCATTCTTTTCCAGATTTTCTTTAGCCTTTCTCTTCGAATTAGTTATAGTAACAGTTGGCATATCATCAGAGGCTACTTGATCTTGTAGATCCGAAGAACCTCCACCTGCATTAAAAGGATAATCTGCAGCTGAATGACTGTTTGAACACTAAATATGATATTAGAATgaagataaatataaaataataaaacgaCATTAAAAACAGTTCAACTTTCTTAGCGACTAACACATGAAATTACATTGTAAGAAATACCATCTTGATTGTCCATGAAACTCTTCAAGGCAGACAAAAGTTCATGCTTAGGTCCTTTGGCAGGAATCCTTATACTCCTACAAATTAAAACCAATTGAGAAataattcaaatctcaacaacTACAGCTGAAAGCCAAAAACTAGGAAAGAAAATGTGAACCAGTAGTAAAACCGCATGGATGCTATAAAATTTGTGGAGTTGAATATGTTGGTGTTTTTTTAATACTGAAAAAGATCTCATCATATAGTACGTATTCACAGAGTAAAACCACCACGCACCTTGCATATTGGAAA
It contains:
- the LOC142529646 gene encoding DNA-(apurinic or apyrimidinic site) endonuclease, chloroplastic-like isoform X1, whose product is MSVWLSASSLEDTTISCYSIYALFRRMIQAVKLGFGNSIFLSSAAVKCRSSKYLGPVYVNLTMGKKRCLSLSVTVKLGDEPDVDASKPEKTTSKVNMRESGVLGDDSVNIEKMTLQQIKSRLRSIRIPAKGPKHELLSALKSFMDNQDGGGSSDLQDQVASDDMPTVTITNSKRKAKENLEKNDAQETKKDSDMSVGNRTNRRIKQSSEKSNRKILEHTTGKELVITSIDMKEKTSIQAKKKVLSSNSTVNNMNHVDSDLSIDEAWTVLTHKKPQKGWMAYNPKTMRPPPIAAATAHMKLMSWNVNGLRALLKLESFSAMQLAERENFDVLCLQETKLQEKDVDAIRLSLLEGFDNSYWTCSVSKLGYSGTAIISRIKPHSVRYGLGLSDHDSEGRLVTVEFDNFYLLCGYVPNSGDGLKRLSYRITQWDPSLSNYMKDLERSKPVILTGDLNCAHQEIDIWNPAGNKRSAGFTDEERHSFQTNFLDKGFVDTFREQHPDTVGYTYWGYRHGGRKTNKGWRLDYFLASESIADQVYDSYILPDVAGSDHSPIGLILKL
- the LOC142529646 gene encoding DNA-(apurinic or apyrimidinic site) endonuclease, chloroplastic-like isoform X2 — translated: MSVWLSASSLEDTTISCYSIYALFRRMIQAVKLGFGNSIFLSSAAVKCRSSKYLGPVYVNLTMGKKRCLSLSVTVKLGDEPDVDASKPEKTTSKVNMRESGVLGDDSVNIEKMTLQQIKSRLRSIRIPAKGPKHELLSALKSFMDNQDGGGSSDLQDQVASDDMPTVTITNSKRKAKENLEKNDAQETKKDSDMSVGNRTNRRIKQSSEKSNRKILEHTTGKELVITSIDMKDEAWTVLTHKKPQKGWMAYNPKTMRPPPIAAATAHMKLMSWNVNGLRALLKLESFSAMQLAERENFDVLCLQETKLQEKDVDAIRLSLLEGFDNSYWTCSVSKLGYSGTAIISRIKPHSVRYGLGLSDHDSEGRLVTVEFDNFYLLCGYVPNSGDGLKRLSYRITQWDPSLSNYMKDLERSKPVILTGDLNCAHQEIDIWNPAGNKRSAGFTDEERHSFQTNFLDKGFVDTFREQHPDTVGYTYWGYRHGGRKTNKGWRLDYFLASESIADQVYDSYILPDVAGSDHSPIGLILKL
- the LOC142529638 gene encoding glucan endo-1,3-beta-glucosidase, acidic-like, with the translated sequence MAGKENCEFLGMVLFGLVIMAAMDFTVAQTGLCYGRLGDGQPSPKDVVALYNRNNIRRIRIYDPHQPTLQALGGSNIEVILGVPNTDLQNVAASQANANTWVQNNVRNYPNVRFRYIAVGNEVSPIRGDTSQYVGFVLPALRNIFNAISSSGLGNQIRVSTAIDTGVLGNSYPPADGAFRDDVRSYLEPIVSFLANNRAPLLVNLYPYFSYVGNPGSISLPYALFTSDGIVVPGGIRYQNLFYAILDAVYAALEKYGASSLEIVVSESGWPTAGGTAATVENARLYNTNLIQRVKTGTPKRPGTAIETYIFSAFDENQKNPEIEKHFGVYQSNGQPKYPIQF